AACGACCCGGCGGCACGACGTTTCCCCCTCCCATCCTTGGGCAAGCCGGTACGAGCGATATTATCGCGTAGCGATATAAACCACCCGAGGAGGCCACCATGACCACGGAACCGAGCACCCCGCCGACGGCGGCCAGCAACGAGGCCGAGCCGGACCAGCTGGAGGGGGACCGGGAGCTGTTCAGCACCACCATGCCGTTCCTGTGGCACCCCTACCTGTACCGCTACGGGACCAACGCCAAGGTCCCGGGCGAGAGGTCCTACACGGTGCGGGTGCGGATCGACCCGCCGACCTGGATGGGCCACGACCCGGTCAACGGCCGGCGCCACGAACGGCCGGTCGACGTGGTGTTCGAGGACCGGCGGTTCGCCCCGGGACGCAGGCCCAGCCCGGACGCCCGGGCCCGGGGCGCCGACTCCCCCTACGCCGGCGGGTGAACCATGGGCGGACTCGACCAGCAGGACTACGAGCGCCTGCTCGCGTTCCGGACCGGCCTGCGGCGGTTCCTCTCCTGGAGCGGGCAGCAGGCCGAGGCGGCCGGGATCACCCCGGCCCAGCACCAGCTGCTGCTGGCCGTCCGCGGCCACCCCGATCCCCGGGGCCCGACCATCGGGGAGGTCGCCGGGTACCTGCTGGTGCGCCACCACAGCGCGGTCGAGCTGATCGACCGGGCGGAGGCGGCCGGGCTGGTCGCCCGCCAGACCGACGCCTCCGACGCCCGCACGGTCCGGTTGGTCCTGACCGGCCACGGCGCCGAGCGCCTGGAGACGCTGGCCGCCTCCCACCTGGAGGAGCTGGCCCGCCTCACCTCCCAGATGCACACCCTCTGGGCCGGCCTGGAGGCCACCACGTAGTGGCCGATTCTATCGTATAGCGATACTATTGCCCCTGGGACGACCCGAGGAGGCACCATGGCCACCACCAACGAGGAGGCGCTGGCCCGCGCCCTGGAGGGGCTGCCCGGCTGGCGGCGCCACGGCGACAGCATCTGGAAGACCTACCAGTTCGACGACTTCGACACCGCCGCCCTGTTCGTCGGCCGGGTGGCCGACGCCACCGCCGGGGCCGGCCACCAGCCGGACATCACCATCCGCGGCGGCCGGGTCACCCTGGAGCTGGTGCCCCGGACCGGGACCACGCTGACCGCCGACGACCTGACGGTGGCGTCCCGGATCCAGCAGCTGGTGGGCGACCACCACCACCCGGTCGGCCGGGCGGCCCCCTGGCACCCGAGCGGGCGCCTCACCGGCATCAAGCAGCGCCCGGTGGGCCCGGCCGGCCCGTAGGCGCGGTCCGGCGGACATCCGCACCGGCCAGGAACCCGCTGGCCGGGCCGTCACCGGCGGGCGACAATTCAGGGATGAGCGAGGAGACCGCCGGCGCGGGCACCGCGGGCGTCACCTGGACCGACATCTACGACTCGCCGGAGGTCGACCGGTCGCTGCGCCACCTGCCCCGGCTGTGCCGGGAGGCGGTCCGGCTGGTCTGGGCCGCGGGCCGCCGCGAGCTGCTGGTCGTGCTGGCCGTCAAGGCGGTCAACGGGATCGGCCTGGCCGCGGTCCTGCTGCTCGGCAAGGAGGTGCTCGACGGGGTGATCGCCGCCGGCCGCGGCGGCGCCGGGGCCGAGCTGGTGCTGCCGAGACTGCTGCTGCTGACGGCGGTCATGGCCGGGCTGAGCTTCTTGTCGGCCATCGGCCGGGAGCACCGCGAGATCCTGGCCGAGCTGGCCTCCCGGTACGCCCAGTCCCAGATCATCGACGTGGCCTGCGCGGTCGAGCTGGAGGCCTACGAGACCCCGGCCTTCCATGACCGGCTGGTCCGCGCGGCCGGCGGCGGCCAGTTCCGGCCATGGCAGGTCGTCGAGGGCCTGACCGGCCTGGCCGGCGCCCTGGTCGGCATCGCCGGGGTCACCCTGGCCCTGCTCGCCCTCCAGCCCTGGCTGGTGCCGCTGGTCCTGGCCGCTGGCGTCCCC
The nucleotide sequence above comes from Actinomycetota bacterium. Encoded proteins:
- a CDS encoding MarR family winged helix-turn-helix transcriptional regulator → MGGLDQQDYERLLAFRTGLRRFLSWSGQQAEAAGITPAQHQLLLAVRGHPDPRGPTIGEVAGYLLVRHHSAVELIDRAEAAGLVARQTDASDARTVRLVLTGHGAERLETLAASHLEELARLTSQMHTLWAGLEATT
- a CDS encoding 4a-hydroxytetrahydrobiopterin dehydratase encodes the protein MATTNEEALARALEGLPGWRRHGDSIWKTYQFDDFDTAALFVGRVADATAGAGHQPDITIRGGRVTLELVPRTGTTLTADDLTVASRIQQLVGDHHHPVGRAAPWHPSGRLTGIKQRPVGPAGP